A stretch of the Corythoichthys intestinalis isolate RoL2023-P3 chromosome 22, ASM3026506v1, whole genome shotgun sequence genome encodes the following:
- the recql4 gene encoding ATP-dependent DNA helicase Q4 isoform X3 — protein MDRYNEVKLLLKSWEQGFVKEHNRKPAKEDIDDAPEETKNLYKEYRSLKLAKENNSSSDSATRNNTEQSGSAPQKDCWGSHLNRSALPASSSRPLTSQDRDALKASAQYYGLKLKTNLVSLSKNNKTVSLKRTGRVPLNSLKRDDECVLENNVVAISHDAESRTFSSRSVKPKLGANKIHLAEPDEPLDQFTSIPEPSKDSLIPSKTHLSPISSGDVEKDSRFTRGGLRPANLGGFQVTSTAGRPTPANRLSCVDRKWLERCQVFGELGAEDKPGAGNQDGCQTNEKTQENRGDEKDAGTDVCVNPAPNSKKIKELTDEPALSKEANEKTQENRGDEKDAVTDICVNPAPNSQKLKEYTDEPALPKEANESPPKKNRKKRQREGEAIEEGGDRKRGRKKNLENNVKKKENAEEIDGKKKRRRMKAKEDSVVEENKPTKAPKKVPQENLLGEIEEDFNTKRSYHTQSIRARGSKATEGNFVRINLKKKSHVKGYALRGMALRKQLYMQKFQLKGERFGGGGGFLGRGRRGGFRGGHTRQGDTCFKCGGTGHWAVHCKGPVPPPATEQPVEEEEPFELPTLEEVARATGTLQDSHVQEDQEAENNGDEALLNVIRPDYERPAPPPPVEPLYSLTDDGNVHATPDDVFVALRELGYNSFRAGQEEAIMRILSGLSTLVVLSTGMGKSLCYQLPAYLYAKRSNCITLVISPLVSLMDDQLSGLPANLKAACIHSNMTMKQREVAIQKVKAGQVCVLLLSPEALVGGGNSGPGCLPSAQELPPVAFACIDEAHCVSEWSHNFRPCYLRLCKVLRERLGVQCLLGLTATATLSTALDIAQHLDIHDQAGIAVRSAAVPANLHLSVSTDKEKDQALVSLLKGDRFGCLDSVIVYCTRREETARVAALLRTCLQGVLLKENKHVRNSQQVNPVGEKKKELARKKIRKPLKWQAESYHAGLSGSERRRVQNNFMCGQLRIVVATVAFGMGLDKSDVRGIIHYNMPKSFESYVQEIGRAGRDGEPAHCHLFLDPEGMDLHELRRHIYSDTVDYYTVKRLVQKVFPPCKCKQIQKKRQELFQEDIDDAELLEMMEMRDQENGGDTATHQEVLLSTDDGQKEDDCTAEKVDNQEIGWPMERVCHTHERAVPIQETVESLDITEEGIETLLCYLELHPQRFVELLHPTLSVCKISCYDGPRQLRRITKICPPVAVVLARRRVAGQRVESCDQLEFDVVEVADTMGWQLPLVKRGLRQLQWSTDKSGGRSGIHVEFSSLSFYFRSYGDLNDEELDKVCRFLHQRVQDRERSQLYQLSACFKAFKSVAFNSVSSCVDDLDDGRSLQLKGLLSDYFDKRRDRDLNLDPLDMDDSLDKYKLLDWENQIRADIRSFLSHRSDEKFSGRAVARIFHGIGSPCYPAQTYGRDRRYWRKYIQFDFNQLIKMATQEIIQFK, from the exons ATGGATCGCTACAACGAGGTGAAACTGTTGTTGAAAAGCTGGGAGCAAGGCTTCGTCAAGGAGCATAACAGAAAACCTGCTAAG GAGGACATTGATGACGCTCCAGAGGAGACGAAAA ATCTATATAAAGAGTACCGCAGTTTGAAACTAGCCAAAGAGAACAACAGCAGTAGCGACAGTGCAACTAGAAATAACACTGAACAGTCTGGATCTGCACCTCAGAAG GACTGCTGGGGTTCCCACCTGAATCGCAGCGCGTTACCGGCGTCTTCATCCCGGCCGCTGACCTCCCAGGACAGAGACGCTCTGAAGGCCTCAGCGCAGTACTACGGTCTCAAACTGAAGACCAACTTGGTGTCGCTGTCTAAAAAT AACAAAACCGTTTcattgaaaagaactggacgtgTGCCTCTCAACTCTTTAAAAAGAGATGATGAATGCGTCCTGGAGAATAATGTTGTTGCCATATCCCATGATGCAGAATCCAGAACCTTTTCATCAAG GTCGGTAAAGCCAAAACTGGGAGCCAATAAGATCCATCTGGCTGAGCCTGATGAACCTCTTGATCAATTTACGTCCATTCCAGAACCTTCCAAAGATTCTCTTATACCAAGTAAGACTCACTTGTCCCCCATCTCCAGTGGAGATGTAGAAAAAGACTCAAGGTTTACACGTGGAGGCCTCAGACCTGCAAATCTAGGAGGATTTCAAGTCACTTCAACCGCGGGAAGGCCTACTCCCGCCAACCGGCTGAGCTGCGTGGACAGGAAGTGGCTGGAGAGATGTCAGGTTTTTGGCGAACTCGGAGCTGAAGACAAGCCTGGCGCGGGAAACCAGGATGGATGTCAGACAAATGAGAAAACTCAGGAGAACAGAGGGGACGAGAAAGATGCCGGGACTGACGTTTGTGTAAATCCTGCACCAAATTCGAAGAAAATAAAGGAATTGACTGATGAACCAGCACTATCGAAAGAGGCAAATGAGAAAACTCAGGAGAACCGAGGGGACGAGAAAGATGCCGTGACTGACATTTGTGTAAATCCTGCACCAAATTCCCAGAAACTAAAGGAATATACTGATGAACCAGCACTACCGAAAGAGGCAAATGAGAGCCCTCCAAAGAAGAACAGGAAGAAAAGGCAGCGGGAAGGAGAAGCGATAGAAGAAGGGGGAGACCGGAAGAGGGGTAGGAAGAAGAACTTGGAAAACAATGTAAAGAAAAAGGAGAACGCTGAGGAAATAGATGGAAAGAAAAAGAGACGAAGGATGAAGGCAAAAGAGGACTCTGTAGTAGAGGAAAACAAACCGACCAAGGCACCAAAGAAG GTTCCTCAAGAGAACTTACTTGGAGAAATTGAAGAAGACTTTAACACAAAGAGATCTTATCACACACAGTCAATCAGAGCCAG aggcTCCAAAGCTACTGAAGGCAACTTTGTGAGGATCAATCTCAAGAAGAAATCACACGTCAAAGGGTACGCGTTGAGAGGAATGGCCCTACGCAAGCAA TTGTACATGCAGAAGTTCCAGCTGAAAGGCGAACGATTTGGTGGTGGCGGCGGTTTTTTGGGCAGAGGACGTCGCGGCGGATTCCGCGGCGGTCACACCCGACAGGGTGACACCTGCTTCAAATGCGGCGGCACAGGACACTGGGCCGTCCACTGCAAGGGACCAG TGCCGCCACCCGCCACGGAGCAGCCCGTTGAGGAGGAGGAACCTTTTGAGTTGCCTACTCTGGAGGAGGTCGCCAGAGCGACAGGGACGCTGCAAGATTCTCATGTCCAAGAGGACCAAGAAGCAGAGAACAACGGAGACGAAGCTCTTCTTAACGTGATCCGTCCTGACTATGAGCGGCCGGCACCTCCGCCGCCCGTTGAGCCGCTTTACAGCCTCACCGACGATGGCAATGTTCACG CAACACCGGATGACGTTTTTGTCGCTCTTCGAGAACTCGGCTACAACTCGTTCAGGGCGGGCCAGGAGGAAGCAATCATGAGGATCCTGTCAG GTCTCTCTACTTTGGTAGTATTGTCGACAGGGATGGGAAAGTCCCTGTGCTATCAGCTGCCGGCTTACTTGTACGCCAAGCGCTCTAATTGCATCACTTTGGTCATTTCGCCTCTTGTCTCGTTAATGGATGACCAG CTTTCTGGCCTGCCAGCCAATCTGAAAGCAGCCTGCATtcattccaacatgacaatgaaacAGCGAGAAGTCGCGATACAAAAG GTGAAAGCAGGTCAGGTGTGCGTATTGCTGCTGTCACCTGAAGCACTGGTGGGCGGCGGAAACTCCGGTCCGGGGTGTCTTCCTTCAGCGCAAGAGCTCCCCCCTGTGGCATTTGCGTGCATCGACGAAGCCCACTGCGTTTCCGAGTGGTCGCATAACTTTCGGCCGTGCTATCTCAGGCTTTGTAAG GTTCTGAGAGAGCGCTTGGGCGTGCAATGTTTGTTGGGACTCACAGCCACGGCTACGTTGTCTACGGCTCTGGACATCGCCCAACATTTGGACATTCATGACCAGGCTGGCATTGCGGTCCGATCCGCCGCCGTGCCTGCAAACCTGCACCTCTCAGTGTCCACGGATAAGGAAAAAGATCAG gcTCTGGTGTCCTTGTTGAAAGGCGATCGCTTCGGCTGTCTGGACTCTGTCATCGTTTACTGCACCAGGAGAGAGGAGACTGCTCGCGTGGCCGCGCTGCTCAGAACCTGCCTGCAGGGGGTGCTGTTGAAAGAAAATAAACACGTCAGAAACAGCCAGCAGGTCAACCCAGTTGGGGAAAAGAAGAAAGAACTTG caaGGAAGAAGATTCGCAAACCCCTAAAGTGGCAAGCCGAGTCGTACCACGCCGGCCTTTCTGGCTCGGAACGCCGCCGGGTTCAGAACAACTTCATGTGCGGCCAGCTACGGATTGTGGTGGCCACTGTGGCATTCGGCATGGGCCTGGACAAATCTGACGTACGGGGAATTATTCACTACAACATGCCTAAG AGCTTCGAGAGCTACGTTCAAGAAATAGGCAGAGCGGGGCGAGACGGAGAACCGGCGCACTGTCACCTCTTCCTTGATCCTGAG GGTATGGACCTCCATGAATTGCGACGCCACATCTACTCTGACACGGTGGACTACTACACAGTGAAACGTCTGGTCCAGAAAGTATTCCCGCCATGCAAATGCAAACAAATCCAGAAGAAAAGACAAGAACTCTTCCAG GAGGACATCGATGACGCCGAGCTGTTGGAGATGATGGAAATGCGCGATCAGGAAAACGGGGGTGACACAGCCACCCATCAGGAGGTGCTGCTTTCCACGGACGATGGTCAAAAAGAGGATGATTGCACTGCTGAGAAAGTTGACAACCAAGAAATAGGTTGGCCCATGGAGCGAGTGTGCCATACACATGAGAGAGCCGTCCCCATCCAAGAGACTGTGGAGAGCCTGGACATCACAGAAGAAG GTATCGAGACACTGCTATGCTATCTGGAGCTCCATCCTCAGCGTTTCGTTGAACTCCTCCACCCCACGCTGTCCGTGTGCAAAATCAGCTGCTACGATGGACCCAGACAGCTACGAAGGATCACTAAAAT ATGCCCTCCCGTCGCAGTAGTGCTGGCCCGGCGGCGTGTAGCCGGCCAGCGAGTGGAGTCATGTGACCAGCTGGAGTTCGACGTGGTGGAGGTGGCCGACACCATGGGGTGGCAATTGCCCTTGGTGAAGAGGGGACTCAGGCAGTTGCAGTGGAGCACCGATAAAT CTGGGGGACGCAGCGGCATCCACGTGGAGTTTTCATCCCTGTCCTTCTACTTCCGTTCCTACGGCGACCTGAACGATGAGGAGCTGGACAAGGTGTGTCGCTTCCTTCATCAGCGTGTGCAGGATCGCGAGAGGTCGCAACTTTACCAGCTGAGCGCTTGCTTCAAGGCTTTCAAGAG CGTGGCTTTCAATAGCGTGTCATCCTGCGTGGACGACTTGGATGATGGTCGCAGTTTGCAATTAAAGGGCCTCCTGTCTGACTATTTTGATAAGAGGCGAGACCGGGACCTCAACTTGGATCCACTAGACATGGATGACAGTCTGGACAAGTATAAG